In Nitrospirota bacterium, a single window of DNA contains:
- a CDS encoding ribonuclease HI family protein produces the protein MIYCDGASSGNPGNSGVGVVIISNNKIYKLSEYIGVATNNFAEYSALIRGLEEASVLGAKRIKIFLDAELLVKQLKGLYRVKSQNLWPLWRKVQILLKGFDSYELNHIPRELNREADSLAKAAIPKHRDKAGEESDR, from the coding sequence GTGATTTATTGTGATGGTGCATCCAGTGGTAACCCTGGGAATTCCGGTGTTGGGGTTGTTATTATAAGTAATAATAAAATTTATAAGTTGTCCGAATACATAGGAGTTGCGACCAATAACTTTGCAGAGTATTCTGCCTTAATAAGAGGGCTTGAGGAGGCAAGTGTTTTGGGAGCAAAGAGGATAAAAATTTTTCTCGACGCCGAGCTCCTCGTTAAACAGCTTAAAGGACTTTACAGAGTAAAGAGTCAAAACCTTTGGCCCTTGTGGAGAAAGGTTCAGATACTCTTGAAGGGTTTTGACAGTTACGAGTTGAATCACATACCGAGAGAGTTAAACAGAGAGGCCGATTCACTTGCAAAAGCAGCGATCCCGAAGCATCGGGACAAAGCAGGCGAGGAGAGTGACAGGTAA
- a CDS encoding LysR family transcriptional regulator has protein sequence MDDHKLRVFCTVAETKSFSKASEIIHLTQPAVSLQIQALEELYGIKLFDRSSSAVSLTRPGEILYKYAKEILSLYSSAEKEISEITGLVKGSVTIGASSTIGNYLLPGVIADFRKKYPKVKVHLFIGNTKRIVELLSSGNIDVGLVEGDVNRQKIIVERLLLDELILIVPHTHPWAKHANISISELPKEAFIFREEGSGTRQVVEKYLAKYDILPQNLKISLILGSTEAIKGAVEDGMGVSIISRWAAKKESRYGSLKIVTIKEEKFVRDFSLLYNKGNYSSHTLTEFLSFLKSYPFDKLLNA, from the coding sequence ATGGATGACCATAAATTAAGAGTCTTTTGCACAGTTGCTGAGACAAAGAGTTTTTCAAAAGCCTCTGAAATTATTCACCTCACCCAGCCTGCAGTAAGTCTTCAGATACAGGCCCTCGAAGAGTTGTACGGGATAAAGCTTTTTGACCGCTCAAGTAGCGCTGTGTCCCTTACACGTCCAGGGGAGATACTCTATAAATATGCAAAGGAAATCCTTTCCCTTTATTCATCGGCAGAGAAAGAGATAAGCGAGATTACAGGTCTTGTAAAAGGCAGTGTGACTATTGGAGCCAGCTCAACAATTGGTAATTACCTGCTTCCTGGCGTAATAGCGGACTTCAGGAAAAAATATCCAAAGGTTAAAGTGCATCTTTTTATTGGAAATACAAAGAGGATTGTTGAGTTATTGAGTTCAGGCAACATAGATGTAGGGCTTGTTGAAGGGGATGTGAACAGGCAGAAAATTATTGTTGAGAGGCTCCTGTTAGATGAACTGATTCTCATTGTGCCACATACACATCCCTGGGCAAAACATGCAAACATATCAATCTCGGAACTTCCAAAGGAAGCCTTTATATTCAGGGAGGAGGGCTCAGGGACAAGACAGGTAGTTGAGAAATACCTTGCAAAGTATGATATTCTGCCACAGAATTTGAAAATATCCCTGATCCTCGGCAGTACCGAAGCAATAAAAGGCGCTGTGGAGGATGGAATGGGAGTATCTATAATTTCGAGGTGGGCAGCAAAGAAGGAGAGTCGCTATGGAAGCCTCAAGATAGTCACAATCAAGGAAGAAAAATTTGTAAGGGATTTTTCTCTCCTTTATAATAAAGGGAATTATTCATCCCACACACTTACGGAGTTCCTGTCTTTCTTGAAGTCATATCCTTTCGATAAACTTCTTAACGCGTGA